The following coding sequences lie in one Angustibacter luteus genomic window:
- a CDS encoding DHA2 family efflux MFS transporter permease subunit produces MAERQQVTNPWPALWALVLGFFMILVDSTIVSVATPAILRDLDADVNQVVWVTSAYLLAYAVPLLITGRLGDRLGPKNLYLAGLALFTLASLWCGLTGTIEQLIIARVFQGFGAALMTPQTMAVITRTFPATQRGRAMSLWGAVAGVATLVGPILGGVLVDGLGWEWIFFINVPIGVLGFVLAWRLVPKLETHSHQFDLLGVALSAIGMFLLVFGIQEGETYDWGTIKGPITVWSLIIAGILVLALFLFWQSRNKNEPLLPLTLFKDRNFSLANVGISSVGFTITAMAFPLMLWAQVARGLSPTRSALLLVPMAVITSALAPFVGKLTDRVHPRYIAGFGLFCLPVSLLWLSAVLSPTAPIWHMLLPIALLGVANGFMWAPLGTTATRNLPMNQAGAGAGVYNTTRQVGAVLGSAAIAALMQSRLAIELPGAGAAATGAAFDGKLPTVALQGFSDAMAQSLLLPAAVSVIGLVAVLMFERPAHMVRATAPATDPVPAQA; encoded by the coding sequence ATGGCCGAGCGACAGCAAGTAACGAACCCGTGGCCGGCCCTGTGGGCCCTCGTCCTGGGGTTCTTCATGATCCTGGTGGACTCGACCATCGTCTCGGTGGCCACCCCCGCGATCCTGCGTGACCTCGACGCAGACGTGAACCAGGTGGTCTGGGTGACTAGCGCCTACCTGCTCGCGTACGCCGTGCCGCTGCTGATCACCGGCCGCCTCGGCGACCGGCTCGGCCCCAAGAACCTCTACCTGGCCGGGCTGGCCCTGTTCACCCTCGCCTCCTTGTGGTGCGGGCTGACCGGCACCATCGAGCAGCTCATCATCGCCCGCGTCTTCCAGGGCTTCGGTGCCGCACTGATGACGCCGCAGACCATGGCGGTCATCACCCGCACCTTCCCGGCCACCCAGCGCGGCCGGGCGATGAGCCTGTGGGGCGCGGTGGCCGGCGTCGCGACGCTGGTCGGCCCGATCCTGGGCGGCGTGCTCGTCGACGGTCTCGGCTGGGAGTGGATCTTCTTCATCAACGTGCCGATCGGCGTCCTCGGGTTCGTGCTGGCCTGGCGACTGGTCCCGAAGCTGGAGACCCACTCGCACCAGTTCGACCTGCTGGGCGTGGCGCTCAGCGCGATCGGCATGTTCCTGCTGGTGTTCGGGATCCAGGAGGGCGAGACCTACGACTGGGGCACCATCAAGGGTCCGATCACGGTGTGGAGCCTGATCATCGCCGGGATCCTCGTGCTCGCCCTGTTCCTGTTCTGGCAGAGCCGCAACAAGAACGAGCCGCTGCTGCCGCTGACGCTGTTCAAGGACCGCAACTTCTCGCTGGCCAACGTGGGCATCAGCTCGGTCGGCTTCACCATCACCGCCATGGCCTTCCCGCTCATGCTGTGGGCGCAGGTGGCACGCGGGCTGAGCCCGACCCGCTCCGCGCTGCTGCTCGTGCCGATGGCCGTGATCACCAGCGCGCTGGCCCCGTTCGTCGGCAAGCTGACCGACCGGGTGCACCCGCGGTACATCGCCGGGTTCGGGCTGTTCTGCCTGCCGGTGTCGCTGCTCTGGCTCTCGGCGGTGCTCAGCCCGACCGCGCCGATCTGGCACATGCTGCTGCCCATCGCCCTGCTCGGCGTGGCCAACGGCTTCATGTGGGCGCCACTGGGCACCACGGCGACCCGGAACCTGCCGATGAACCAGGCCGGCGCGGGCGCGGGCGTCTACAACACCACCCGGCAGGTCGGCGCCGTCCTCGGCAGCGCCGCCATCGCCGCGCTCATGCAGTCCCGGCTGGCGATCGAGCTGCCCGGCGCCGGCGCGGCGGCCACCGGCGCCGCGTTCGACGGCAAGCTGCCGACCGTGGCCCTGCAGGGGTTCAGCGACGCGATGGCCCAGTCGCTGCTGCTGCCGGCCGCGGTCTCCGTGATCGGCCTGGTCGCCGTCCTGATGTTCGAGCGGCCGGCGCACATGGTCCGGGCCACGGCCCCAGCCACCGACCCGGTGCCGGCGCAGGCCTGA
- a CDS encoding winged helix-turn-helix domain-containing protein: MPEHEIPLRAFAHPLRLQILSLLTGAPMSAAEVARELGGTQANASYHLRQLYDARLLDVAEEVSVRGGRAKRYRHNPSTGNRLSGPEPSDRLAMAAALSEELRRRTMLRDAGRPAPMTDAELWVDPDLWRDICDRVTLAMTELHDAARPPRTPGTVRTSTTVSMFTMVPSPDPSSQDPA; this comes from the coding sequence ATGCCCGAGCACGAGATCCCGCTGCGCGCCTTCGCGCACCCGCTGCGGCTGCAGATCCTGTCGCTGCTGACCGGGGCTCCCATGAGCGCGGCCGAGGTCGCGCGCGAGCTCGGCGGCACCCAGGCGAACGCCAGCTACCACCTGCGCCAGCTGTACGACGCGCGCCTGCTCGACGTGGCCGAGGAGGTCTCGGTCCGCGGTGGGCGGGCCAAGCGCTACCGGCACAACCCCTCGACGGGCAACCGGCTGTCCGGCCCGGAGCCGAGCGACCGGCTGGCGATGGCCGCCGCCCTGAGCGAGGAGCTCCGCCGACGCACCATGCTGCGCGACGCCGGCCGCCCGGCGCCGATGACGGACGCCGAGCTGTGGGTCGACCCCGACCTGTGGCGCGACATCTGCGACCGGGTGACCCTCGCGATGACCGAGCTGCACGACGCGGCGCGCCCCCCGCGGACGCCAGGGACGGTGCGCACCAGCACCACCGTGTCCATGTTCACCATGGTGCCGAGCCCCGACCCGTCGAGCCAGGATCCGGCATGA
- a CDS encoding DUF2087 domain-containing protein: MARQEPDDDARREAVLRAFVRADGSLRSIPARRSKRIVLLDQISQVFDVGVRYPERDVNALLRAFHPDVAALRRYLVDEEFLTRADSIYWRSGGTVVLLDELGDEPRGGAD; this comes from the coding sequence GTGGCGCGCCAGGAACCGGACGACGACGCGCGGCGCGAGGCCGTGCTGCGGGCGTTCGTGCGAGCGGACGGGTCGCTGCGGTCCATCCCGGCGCGGCGGTCCAAGCGGATCGTGCTGCTGGACCAGATCTCCCAGGTGTTCGACGTCGGGGTGCGCTATCCCGAGCGCGACGTCAACGCGCTGCTGCGCGCGTTCCACCCGGACGTCGCCGCGCTGCGCCGCTACCTGGTCGACGAGGAGTTCCTGACCCGCGCGGACAGCATCTACTGGCGCAGCGGCGGCACCGTCGTCCTGCTGGACGAGCTGGGGGACGAGCCACGGGGCGGCGCGGACTGA
- a CDS encoding DUF2231 domain-containing protein, with amino-acid sequence MFDTFRGLPVHILVIHAVVVLVPLMAVATVLVAWIPRWRAKAAWWVVVGNVGIVVLVKVAQLSGNKLLERVGSTPAIEHHLKLGDQMLWFALGLLLASVLVALARNANAPVPTVVAVLAVVGAVAATGWVIRTGEAGSNAVWHDIVTNTTP; translated from the coding sequence GTGTTCGACACCTTTCGCGGCCTGCCCGTGCACATCCTGGTCATCCACGCCGTGGTCGTGCTCGTCCCGCTGATGGCGGTGGCGACCGTGCTGGTGGCCTGGATCCCGCGCTGGCGAGCCAAGGCGGCGTGGTGGGTGGTGGTGGGCAACGTCGGCATCGTGGTGCTGGTCAAGGTCGCCCAGCTGAGCGGCAACAAGCTGCTCGAGCGGGTCGGCAGCACCCCGGCCATCGAGCACCACCTCAAGCTCGGTGACCAGATGCTCTGGTTCGCCCTCGGCCTGCTGCTCGCCTCGGTGCTGGTGGCCCTGGCGCGCAACGCCAACGCGCCGGTCCCGACGGTCGTGGCCGTCCTGGCGGTCGTCGGTGCGGTCGCGGCCACGGGGTGGGTGATCCGGACCGGCGAGGCCGGCTCGAACGCGGTCTGGCACGACATCGTCACCAACACGACCCCCTAG
- the rsgA gene encoding ribosome small subunit-dependent GTPase A, producing the protein MSRRGARDYDEDDVRVRPSRKGTRPRTKDRPSHEDAESGLVVGVDRGRYTLLVGSGADERAVLSMKARELGRKSIVIGDEVALVGDTSGEPDSLARIVRVEARRTVLRRTADDTDPYERIIVANADQLAVVTALAEPEPRPRMVDRCLVAAYDAGLQPLLVLTKADLADPAPFLGSYAPLDVPYVVTQVEADGTIVGLDEVRDRLRGRRSVFVGHSGVGKSTLVNSLVPGAFRSVGVVNEVTGRGRHTSTSAVALRLPERAGWVIDTPGVRSFGLAHIDLARIINAFPDLEPGTADCPRGCTHDEPECALDAWVEGGHAGPAGRSRLDSLRRVLRARTGTTSGSGPDDDLD; encoded by the coding sequence GTGAGCCGGCGCGGCGCCCGCGACTACGACGAGGACGACGTCCGCGTGCGGCCCTCGCGCAAGGGCACCCGTCCGCGGACGAAGGACCGGCCCAGCCACGAGGACGCCGAGTCCGGGCTGGTGGTCGGCGTCGACCGCGGTCGCTACACCCTGCTGGTCGGGTCGGGCGCGGACGAGCGCGCGGTGCTGTCGATGAAGGCCCGCGAGCTGGGTCGCAAGAGCATCGTGATCGGCGACGAGGTCGCGCTGGTCGGCGACACCAGCGGTGAGCCCGACTCGTTGGCCCGGATCGTGCGGGTCGAGGCGCGGCGCACGGTGCTGCGGCGCACGGCCGACGACACCGACCCGTACGAGCGGATCATCGTGGCGAACGCGGACCAGCTCGCCGTGGTGACGGCGCTGGCCGAGCCCGAGCCGCGCCCGCGGATGGTCGACCGCTGCCTGGTCGCCGCCTACGACGCCGGGCTGCAGCCGTTGCTGGTGCTCACCAAGGCGGACCTCGCGGACCCGGCGCCGTTCCTGGGCAGCTACGCCCCGCTCGACGTGCCCTACGTCGTGACCCAGGTCGAGGCGGACGGCACGATCGTCGGTCTGGACGAGGTGCGGGACCGGCTGCGCGGGCGGCGCAGCGTGTTCGTCGGGCACTCGGGGGTCGGCAAGTCCACGCTGGTCAACTCGCTGGTGCCCGGCGCGTTCCGCTCGGTCGGCGTGGTGAACGAGGTCACCGGTCGCGGGCGGCACACGTCGACGTCCGCGGTGGCGCTGCGGCTGCCCGAGCGCGCCGGCTGGGTCATCGACACCCCCGGGGTGCGCTCGTTCGGGTTGGCGCACATCGACCTCGCGCGGATCATCAACGCGTTCCCGGACCTGGAACCCGGCACGGCGGACTGCCCGCGCGGGTGCACCCACGACGAGCCCGAGTGCGCGCTGGACGCCTGGGTCGAGGGCGGGCACGCCGGGCCGGCCGGTCGGTCCCGCCTGGACTCGCTGCGGCGGGTGCTGCGGGCGCGGACCGGGACGACGTCCGGCTCCGGGCCCGACGACGACCTCGACTGA
- the hisN gene encoding histidinol-phosphatase: protein MPTYDDDLRLAHVVADQVDALTLDRFRSADLRVETKPDLTPVSDADLRAEELVRSQLKRTRPRDAVHGEEMETTGHGPRRWVIDPIDGTKNFVRGVPVWATLIALVDDDQPVLGLVSAPALQRRWWAAVGSGAWSGRSLSQASRLAVSAVGAVADASLSYSSLGGWRDAGRAEAFGALCDRCWRTRAYGDFWSYMLVAEGAVDIACEPELALYDMAALVPIVTEAGGRFTSLDGDPGPWGGNAVATNGLLHDEVLAALAQPTGTGSLDG from the coding sequence GTGCCGACCTACGACGACGACCTCCGGCTGGCGCACGTCGTCGCCGACCAGGTCGACGCGCTGACGCTCGACCGCTTCCGCTCCGCCGACCTGCGGGTGGAGACCAAGCCCGACCTGACACCGGTCTCGGACGCCGACCTGCGGGCCGAGGAGCTGGTGCGCAGCCAGCTGAAGCGCACCCGTCCGCGCGACGCGGTGCACGGCGAGGAGATGGAGACGACGGGCCACGGTCCGCGGCGCTGGGTGATCGACCCCATCGACGGCACCAAGAACTTCGTCCGCGGCGTCCCGGTGTGGGCCACCCTGATCGCCCTGGTGGACGACGACCAGCCGGTGCTCGGGCTGGTCTCGGCGCCGGCGCTGCAACGGCGGTGGTGGGCGGCGGTCGGCTCCGGCGCCTGGAGCGGGCGCAGCCTGTCGCAGGCGAGCCGGCTCGCCGTGTCGGCGGTGGGCGCGGTGGCGGACGCGTCGCTGTCGTACTCCAGCCTCGGTGGGTGGCGGGACGCTGGACGCGCGGAGGCGTTCGGTGCGCTCTGCGACCGGTGCTGGCGGACCCGCGCGTACGGCGACTTCTGGTCCTACATGCTGGTTGCCGAGGGCGCCGTCGACATCGCCTGCGAGCCCGAGCTCGCGCTCTACGACATGGCGGCCCTGGTGCCGATCGTCACCGAGGCGGGTGGCCGGTTCACCTCGCTGGACGGCGATCCCGGGCCGTGGGGCGGCAACGCGGTCGCCACCAACGGGCTGCTGCACGACGAGGTGCTCGCCGCGCTCGCTCAGCCGACCGGCACCGGCTCGCTCGACGGCTGA
- a CDS encoding GGDEF domain-containing protein: MTLSETAARVMTLAQDGQIEAARTLADDGLAGCADASLSDQSAFWYTVAVLEHVDQQPTAMVAAADRSIELAVAAGSDGWAANSRSLRAMAWIRQGQVERALLDLARSEVELAACDDAGLRCWAHTGLGYCYLEIRLYELAQPHFEAAARLDASPIPLPSARTIDLMNLAELHLRWADELERVVERDQTGSDPGFGDDETVDRHRAIGHAHAIDAVASARGVGAPSLLAGALAMELCSRPLRDAPTWLPQMRETFADPDHRDHQGTRAQIGGRLARALWSVGEHEHALTTARASADYARAAGDWQVAGSAQWLLVELEALAGVPGAAAGREYGRLLSRVLWQQRLSTLQGAKAALDVERLRRDTQIAQREAAEDPLTGIGNRRALTEALRAAAERFGEVAPDVGHRPWHSLLVIDLDGFKAINDLHGHVLGDEVLRAVAAALRGAARAEDVVVRLGGDEFVVLAQDADEAAGLALADRIAESISALSVPSPAGPITLRASVGVRTTSATIGLAELLDEADRAMYRVKASHAGGTVPTTRADDGLRGA, translated from the coding sequence GTGACCCTGTCCGAGACCGCCGCGCGCGTCATGACCTTGGCCCAGGACGGCCAGATCGAGGCGGCGCGCACCCTCGCGGACGACGGGCTCGCCGGCTGTGCGGACGCCTCGCTCTCCGACCAGTCCGCGTTCTGGTACACGGTCGCCGTCCTCGAGCACGTCGACCAGCAGCCGACCGCGATGGTCGCCGCCGCCGACCGGTCCATCGAGCTCGCGGTCGCCGCCGGCTCCGACGGCTGGGCCGCGAACTCCCGCTCGCTGCGCGCGATGGCCTGGATCCGGCAGGGCCAGGTGGAGCGGGCCCTGCTCGACCTCGCCCGGTCCGAGGTCGAGCTGGCGGCCTGCGACGACGCGGGGCTGCGCTGCTGGGCGCACACCGGCCTGGGCTACTGCTACCTCGAGATCCGGCTGTACGAGCTGGCCCAGCCGCACTTCGAGGCCGCGGCCCGCTTGGACGCCAGCCCGATCCCGCTCCCCTCAGCGCGCACCATCGACCTGATGAACCTGGCCGAGCTGCACCTGCGCTGGGCCGACGAGCTCGAGCGGGTCGTGGAGCGCGACCAGACCGGTTCCGACCCGGGCTTCGGCGACGACGAGACGGTGGACCGGCACCGCGCGATCGGCCACGCGCACGCCATCGACGCCGTCGCCTCGGCCCGTGGCGTCGGCGCCCCGTCGCTGCTCGCGGGCGCCCTGGCGATGGAGCTCTGCTCACGACCGCTGCGGGACGCCCCGACCTGGTTGCCCCAGATGCGCGAGACGTTCGCCGACCCGGACCACCGCGACCACCAGGGCACCCGCGCGCAGATCGGCGGCCGGCTGGCCCGTGCCCTGTGGTCCGTCGGCGAGCACGAGCACGCGCTGACCACGGCCCGCGCGTCCGCGGACTACGCCCGCGCCGCCGGGGACTGGCAGGTGGCCGGCTCCGCGCAGTGGCTGCTCGTCGAGCTCGAGGCACTGGCCGGCGTCCCCGGCGCCGCCGCGGGACGCGAGTACGGCCGGCTGCTCTCCCGGGTGCTCTGGCAGCAGCGCCTGAGCACCCTGCAGGGCGCAAAGGCGGCGCTGGACGTCGAGCGGTTGCGGCGCGACACCCAGATCGCCCAGCGCGAGGCAGCGGAGGATCCGCTGACCGGGATCGGCAACCGCCGGGCACTGACCGAGGCGCTGCGCGCGGCCGCCGAACGGTTCGGCGAGGTCGCGCCGGACGTCGGGCACCGGCCCTGGCACAGCCTGCTGGTGATCGACCTGGACGGCTTCAAGGCCATCAACGACCTGCACGGACACGTCCTGGGCGACGAGGTGCTGCGGGCCGTGGCCGCCGCGCTGCGCGGCGCGGCCCGGGCGGAGGACGTCGTCGTCCGGCTCGGTGGCGACGAGTTCGTCGTGCTGGCCCAGGACGCCGACGAGGCCGCCGGACTGGCGCTGGCGGACCGGATCGCCGAGTCGATCAGCGCCCTGTCCGTCCCCTCTCCCGCCGGTCCGATCACGCTGCGGGCCAGCGTCGGCGTCCGCACCACGAGCGCGACCATCGGCCTCGCGGAGCTGCTGGACGAGGCGGACCGGGCCATGTACCGGGTCAAGGCCAGCCACGCCGGCGGGACCGTCCCCACCACGCGGGCGGACGACGGGCTGCGCGGCGCCTGA
- a CDS encoding MFS transporter, translating to MSRAPALEPLQHKNFRWLLSGRFTGYLGNAVAPVALAFAVLDLTGSVADLGLVVGARSLANVLLLLFGGVLADRLPRALVLRGSSFAAAGTQAVVAALVLTDTATIPLLMLLSVVNGAVAGMSFPAAAALTPQTVPVTLLRQANAVLRIAINTAMIGGTAAGGILVAAVGPGWGIAADAITFALAATCYSRIRVPDLERGTDAPPSTLSQLREGWSEFVSRTWVWVIVVSAMLINAAYTGGIAVLGPAVADDSIGRRSWGIALAASTCGMLVGGLVALRWQPRRALRLGVLLSPVTALPLLALGYLPTLPALALALFLTGVALEQFGVAWDVSMQQNIPPQKLARVYSYDAVGSFIAMPLGEVLVGPIAHAVGVSVTLAGCAGLILAATGFALCSRSVRTLTRIDQPSSEPVPVG from the coding sequence ATGAGCCGCGCCCCAGCCCTGGAGCCGTTGCAGCACAAGAACTTCCGCTGGCTGCTGAGCGGACGGTTCACCGGCTACCTGGGCAACGCGGTCGCCCCGGTGGCGCTCGCGTTCGCCGTCCTCGACCTCACCGGCTCGGTCGCCGACCTCGGCCTGGTGGTCGGCGCCCGATCACTGGCGAACGTCCTGCTGCTGCTGTTCGGCGGTGTCCTCGCCGACCGGTTGCCCCGCGCGCTCGTGCTGCGCGGCTCGTCGTTCGCGGCGGCCGGCACGCAGGCCGTGGTGGCCGCGCTGGTGCTGACCGACACCGCCACCATCCCGCTGCTCATGCTGCTCAGTGTGGTGAACGGCGCAGTGGCCGGCATGTCCTTCCCGGCCGCCGCCGCGCTCACCCCGCAGACCGTGCCCGTCACCCTGCTGCGCCAGGCCAACGCGGTCCTGCGGATCGCCATCAACACCGCGATGATCGGCGGGACGGCGGCGGGCGGCATCCTGGTGGCCGCGGTGGGTCCGGGCTGGGGGATCGCCGCCGACGCGATCACGTTCGCGCTGGCCGCCACCTGCTACTCCCGCATCCGGGTGCCGGACCTCGAGCGGGGGACGGACGCGCCACCCAGCACGCTGTCGCAGCTGCGCGAGGGCTGGAGCGAGTTCGTCAGCCGCACGTGGGTCTGGGTGATCGTCGTCTCCGCCATGCTGATCAACGCCGCGTACACCGGCGGGATCGCGGTGCTCGGCCCCGCGGTCGCCGACGACAGCATCGGACGCCGGTCCTGGGGTATCGCGCTGGCCGCGTCGACCTGCGGCATGCTCGTCGGCGGCCTGGTCGCCCTGCGCTGGCAGCCCCGGCGCGCCTTGCGGTTGGGGGTCCTGCTCAGCCCCGTCACCGCCCTGCCGCTGCTCGCCCTGGGCTACCTGCCGACGCTGCCCGCGCTCGCGCTGGCGCTGTTCCTCACCGGCGTCGCGCTCGAGCAGTTCGGGGTGGCCTGGGACGTCTCGATGCAGCAGAACATCCCGCCGCAGAAGCTGGCCCGGGTGTACTCCTACGACGCCGTCGGCTCGTTCATCGCGATGCCGCTGGGGGAGGTGCTGGTCGGGCCGATCGCGCACGCCGTCGGGGTGTCCGTCACCCTCGCGGGCTGCGCGGGGCTCATCCTCGCCGCCACCGGGTTCGCGCTGTGCAGTCGCAGCGTCCGGACGCTGACCCGGATCGATCAGCCGTCGAGCGAGCCGGTGCCGGTCGGCTGA
- a CDS encoding DoxX family protein, whose translation MSVVRRIARPLLALTFVDGGWDSFRHPAEKAKKAAPVLEKVAPVLGLPNDPEMLVRANGLAMMGAGVLFATNRAPRTSALVLAATLVPTTVAGHPFWEADDPATKRQQRLHFFKNLGMLGGLLLAIVDTEGKPGLSWRAQRAAKDAKRAAGAAKKDARHAAHDARREAKLAKARAKAQVADVLPDLPGS comes from the coding sequence ATGTCCGTCGTTCGCCGCATCGCCCGCCCACTGCTGGCCCTGACGTTCGTCGACGGCGGCTGGGACAGCTTCCGGCACCCGGCGGAGAAGGCCAAGAAGGCCGCCCCCGTGCTCGAGAAGGTCGCGCCGGTGCTCGGCCTGCCGAACGACCCGGAGATGCTGGTCCGGGCGAACGGGCTGGCCATGATGGGCGCCGGCGTCCTGTTCGCCACCAACCGCGCCCCGCGCACGAGCGCGCTCGTGCTGGCGGCGACGCTGGTGCCGACGACCGTGGCCGGGCACCCGTTCTGGGAGGCCGACGACCCGGCCACCAAGCGGCAGCAGCGGCTGCACTTCTTCAAGAACCTCGGCATGCTCGGCGGTCTGCTCCTGGCGATCGTGGACACCGAGGGCAAGCCCGGCCTGAGCTGGCGCGCGCAGCGGGCCGCCAAGGATGCCAAGCGCGCCGCGGGAGCCGCGAAGAAGGACGCCCGACACGCCGCGCACGACGCCCGCCGGGAGGCCAAGCTCGCCAAGGCGCGGGCCAAGGCGCAGGTCGCCGATGTGCTGCCGGACCTGCCCGGCAGCTGA
- a CDS encoding RNA-binding S4 domain-containing protein, with the protein MEDVVVDEGGIRLGQFLKLAGLAESGADAKGLLSAGLVSVNDQGESRRGRQLERGDVVRCAGRAVRVA; encoded by the coding sequence ATGGAAGACGTGGTGGTCGACGAGGGCGGCATCCGGCTGGGGCAGTTCCTGAAGCTCGCCGGACTGGCCGAGAGCGGAGCCGACGCTAAGGGCCTGCTCTCCGCCGGACTGGTCTCGGTGAACGACCAGGGCGAGTCCCGCCGCGGGCGCCAGCTCGAGCGCGGGGACGTCGTCCGCTGCGCGGGTCGCGCCGTCCGGGTCGCCTGA
- a CDS encoding PadR family transcriptional regulator, with product MANALNPLAVSVLGLLQERPMHPYEMYQLLLERHEDELVKIRPGSLYHTVERMAGLGHVRACGTARSGNRPERTTYEITSTGRAALRWRLLEMLNAPVNEYPQFPVALGESHNLSSDQVINQLTERASMLDAEITKARELIGQARDRGVPELYWFAADYLLTVKTAERDWILNLTHRMERRELEWPSDSK from the coding sequence GTGGCCAACGCACTGAACCCCCTCGCCGTCTCCGTACTCGGCCTGCTGCAGGAACGGCCGATGCACCCGTACGAGATGTACCAGTTGCTGCTCGAGCGGCACGAGGACGAGCTGGTCAAGATCCGCCCGGGCTCGCTGTACCACACGGTCGAGCGGATGGCCGGGCTCGGCCACGTCCGGGCGTGCGGCACCGCTCGGTCCGGCAACCGCCCCGAGCGGACGACGTACGAGATCACCTCGACCGGGCGGGCGGCGCTGCGCTGGCGGCTGCTCGAGATGCTGAACGCCCCCGTCAACGAGTACCCGCAGTTCCCCGTCGCGCTCGGCGAGTCGCACAACCTCAGCAGCGACCAGGTGATCAACCAGCTGACCGAGCGCGCCTCGATGCTGGACGCCGAGATCACCAAGGCGCGCGAGCTGATCGGGCAGGCCCGCGACCGCGGCGTCCCCGAGCTGTACTGGTTCGCCGCCGACTACCTGCTGACGGTCAAGACCGCCGAGCGGGACTGGATCCTCAACCTCACCCACCGGATGGAACGCAGGGAGCTGGAATGGCCGAGCGACAGCAAGTAA
- the aroA gene encoding 3-phosphoshikimate 1-carboxyvinyltransferase encodes MSADAVTTPVRDWTAPAATTPVDSVVVVPGSKSLTNRLLVLAAVAEGPSRLRRPLRSRDTQLMADSLRALGADVQDVPGTDGLDWLITPGPLRGGIQVDAGLAGTVMRFLPAVAALADGPVTIDGDPRARERPMAPVLDALRALGVEVDDGGRGALPFTVRGAGSVPGGSVTLDASASSQFVSGLLLAAARFERGVVVHHDGKPVPSQPHISMTVEVLRDRGVVVDDSEPNTWRVEPGTVSAFDLDVEPDLSTAAPFLAAALVTRGRVHVAGWPDPTTQAGDGLRDILDAMGADVTLDRDGLTVVGNGPIEGIDVDLHDVGELTPVVAALAALAQSPSWLRGVAHLRGHESDRLAALATEINGLGGAVTETEDGLRIRPAALHGGRWATYHDHRMAMAGAVVGLAVPGVVVEDVDTTAKTLPDFTERWAQLLG; translated from the coding sequence ATGAGCGCCGACGCCGTGACCACGCCCGTGCGCGACTGGACGGCCCCCGCCGCCACGACCCCGGTGGACAGCGTCGTGGTGGTGCCCGGCAGCAAGTCCCTGACCAACCGGCTGCTCGTGCTCGCCGCCGTCGCGGAGGGCCCCAGCCGGCTGCGCCGTCCCCTGCGCTCGCGCGACACCCAGCTGATGGCCGACAGCCTGCGCGCGCTCGGTGCCGACGTCCAGGACGTGCCCGGGACGGACGGTCTCGACTGGCTGATCACGCCCGGGCCGCTGCGCGGCGGCATCCAGGTGGACGCCGGGCTGGCCGGCACCGTGATGCGCTTCCTGCCTGCGGTCGCGGCGCTCGCCGACGGACCGGTGACGATCGATGGCGACCCCCGGGCCCGCGAACGCCCCATGGCTCCGGTGCTGGATGCGCTGCGCGCGCTCGGGGTCGAGGTGGACGACGGTGGGCGCGGCGCGCTGCCCTTCACCGTGCGCGGCGCCGGGTCGGTGCCCGGCGGCTCGGTGACCCTGGACGCCTCCGCGTCCAGCCAGTTCGTGTCCGGCCTGCTGCTGGCCGCGGCCCGCTTCGAGCGCGGCGTCGTCGTCCACCACGACGGCAAGCCGGTGCCCAGCCAGCCGCACATCTCGATGACCGTCGAGGTGCTGCGCGACCGGGGCGTCGTCGTGGACGACAGCGAGCCGAACACCTGGCGGGTCGAGCCCGGCACGGTGAGCGCGTTCGACCTGGACGTCGAGCCCGACCTGTCCACGGCGGCCCCGTTCCTGGCCGCCGCCCTCGTCACCCGCGGGCGGGTGCACGTGGCCGGCTGGCCCGACCCGACGACCCAGGCCGGCGACGGCCTGCGCGACATCCTGGACGCGATGGGCGCGGACGTCACGTTGGACCGCGACGGCCTGACCGTCGTCGGCAACGGCCCCATCGAGGGCATCGACGTCGACCTGCACGACGTCGGCGAGCTGACGCCCGTGGTCGCCGCGCTCGCGGCGCTCGCCCAGTCCCCGTCCTGGCTGCGCGGGGTGGCCCACCTGCGCGGCCACGAGTCCGACCGGCTGGCCGCGCTGGCGACCGAGATCAACGGCCTGGGCGGCGCGGTGACCGAGACGGAGGACGGGCTGCGGATCCGACCGGCCGCGCTGCACGGTGGGCGCTGGGCGACGTACCACGACCACCGGATGGCGATGGCCGGCGCCGTCGTGGGGCTGGCCGTGCCGGGGGTGGTCGTCGAGGACGTCGACACGACCGCGAAGACGCTGCCGGACTTCACCGAGCGCTGGGCGCAGCTGCTCGGATGA